One genomic region from Leptolyngbyaceae cyanobacterium JSC-12 encodes:
- a CDS encoding Mannosyl oligosaccharide glucosidase (IMG reference gene:2510098397~PFAM: Mannosyl oligosaccharide glucosidase), giving the protein MTAEVQRLEQNRSGKADWYKWGPYLSERQWGTVREDYSSDGNAWNYFPHDHARSRAYRWGEDGLGGITDSHNLLCFALALWNGNDPILKERLFGLTNSEGNHGEDVKEYYFYLDSTPTHSYMKYLYKYPQREFPYNDLVQTNRCRSRYELEYELLDTGIFDDDRYFDVFVEYAKANVEDVLIKISISNRGPEAAPIHVLPTLWFRNTWSWMNTGAKPILSKIEGTSNSVVHAHINNPLLQQYIKDYYFYCDGVTPLLFTENETNNQRLFGTANASPYVKDGINNYIVHGQQDAVNPANVGTKVSPHYQLTLGAGETKILRFRLTKNTPVQVGEPFSVYFEEQFAARIQEADEFYTTVIPSAVQADSDRTNVMRQALAGMMWTKQYFYYDVDIWLRERNVTPWTPPAQKRYVRNSDWFHLHNDDIVSMPDKWEYPWYAAWDLAFHVIPISLIDPDFAKQQLMLMLREDYLHPNGQIPAYEWNFGDVNPPVHAWATWEIYTRDRERNQGEGDIEFLKYAFSKLLINFTWWVNRKDQSGNNLFEGGFLGLDNIGVFDRSSPLPTGGYLEQADGTAWMVFFSQRMLQIAIELALHDSLYEDLAIKFFEHTMWIAGAMDRIGVHHDELWDEEDGFFYDVLQLPNGDATRLKVRSLVGLLSLMAVAVFPSEAFAKLPRFNARAKEFMMRHPELTQNVHTPSKPGVRNRLMLSILNEDKLRRVLSRMLDESEFLSNYGIRSLSRYHLENPYVFYHEGQEYKVGYVPGDSTSGMFGGNSNWRGPIWMPVNLLLLRALLQLYGYYGDDFKIECPTGSGQYMNLYDVTKEISERIVSIFLKDQSGRRPLYGAAEKFQTDPYWSDLILFYEYFHGDNGAGIGASHQTGWTGCVARIIQALGFVTPEIVLDTITPGEVVKHYVQSAGG; this is encoded by the coding sequence ATGACTGCGGAAGTACAACGACTTGAACAAAATCGCTCCGGTAAGGCTGATTGGTATAAGTGGGGACCTTATCTAAGCGAGCGGCAATGGGGAACCGTGCGGGAAGACTATAGTTCTGACGGGAATGCCTGGAACTATTTTCCACACGACCATGCGCGATCGCGAGCCTATCGTTGGGGGGAAGATGGATTAGGTGGTATTACGGATAGCCATAATCTGCTCTGCTTTGCGTTAGCCCTCTGGAATGGCAATGATCCCATCCTCAAAGAGCGCTTGTTTGGGTTGACCAATAGTGAAGGAAATCATGGCGAAGATGTGAAGGAGTACTACTTCTATCTTGACAGTACGCCAACCCACTCGTATATGAAGTATCTCTATAAATATCCCCAACGGGAATTTCCATACAACGATTTAGTGCAGACGAATCGTTGTCGCAGTCGATATGAGTTAGAATATGAACTATTAGATACAGGTATCTTCGATGACGATCGCTACTTTGATGTATTCGTGGAATACGCCAAAGCAAATGTTGAAGATGTTTTGATTAAGATCAGTATCAGCAATCGTGGACCGGAAGCTGCCCCCATTCATGTATTGCCCACGTTGTGGTTTCGGAATACTTGGTCTTGGATGAACACCGGGGCAAAGCCAATCCTGTCAAAAATTGAGGGGACTAGCAACAGTGTAGTCCACGCCCATATTAACAATCCCCTGCTGCAGCAATACATCAAAGACTATTACTTCTACTGTGATGGCGTAACGCCCCTCTTGTTTACGGAAAACGAAACGAACAATCAACGATTGTTTGGCACAGCAAATGCAAGTCCTTACGTAAAGGATGGTATCAATAACTACATCGTGCATGGACAGCAAGATGCAGTAAATCCTGCTAATGTGGGGACTAAAGTTTCGCCTCATTATCAACTGACCCTTGGAGCAGGAGAAACAAAGATACTGCGGTTCCGCCTCACGAAAAATACTCCAGTTCAGGTTGGTGAGCCATTTAGTGTGTATTTTGAGGAGCAGTTTGCGGCGCGGATTCAGGAAGCTGATGAGTTCTATACCACTGTGATCCCCTCAGCAGTTCAGGCAGATAGCGATCGCACTAATGTCATGCGGCAGGCGTTAGCAGGGATGATGTGGACAAAACAATACTTTTATTATGACGTGGACATATGGCTGCGAGAACGGAATGTGACGCCCTGGACTCCCCCTGCGCAGAAAAGGTATGTGCGGAACAGTGACTGGTTTCACTTGCATAACGACGATATTGTTTCCATGCCAGATAAGTGGGAATATCCCTGGTATGCTGCATGGGATTTGGCATTCCACGTGATTCCCATTAGCTTGATTGATCCAGACTTTGCCAAGCAACAATTGATGCTGATGCTGCGAGAAGATTACCTGCATCCCAATGGGCAGATTCCAGCATATGAATGGAATTTTGGTGATGTGAACCCCCCGGTGCATGCCTGGGCAACCTGGGAAATCTATACCCGGGACCGCGAACGCAATCAGGGCGAGGGTGATATCGAGTTTCTCAAATATGCCTTTTCGAAATTGCTGATTAACTTTACCTGGTGGGTTAACCGCAAAGACCAGAGTGGCAACAATTTGTTTGAAGGAGGATTTCTGGGATTAGATAACATCGGGGTGTTTGATCGCAGTTCCCCATTGCCAACGGGTGGCTATCTGGAACAAGCCGATGGTACCGCCTGGATGGTGTTTTTTAGCCAACGGATGCTGCAAATTGCAATTGAGTTAGCACTCCACGATAGCCTTTATGAAGACCTCGCCATTAAGTTTTTTGAACATACGATGTGGATTGCAGGTGCGATGGATCGGATCGGGGTGCATCATGACGAACTTTGGGATGAAGAAGACGGGTTCTTCTATGATGTGTTGCAACTTCCGAATGGAGATGCAACTCGTTTAAAGGTGCGATCGCTCGTTGGACTATTGTCACTCATGGCAGTCGCTGTTTTCCCATCCGAAGCCTTTGCCAAACTACCCCGCTTTAATGCACGGGCAAAAGAGTTCATGATGCGTCATCCAGAGTTAACTCAAAACGTACATACACCCTCCAAGCCCGGTGTTCGAAATCGATTGATGTTATCTATCCTCAACGAAGATAAACTCCGCCGTGTACTCTCCCGCATGTTGGACGAATCTGAATTTTTGAGTAACTATGGGATTCGCTCTCTGTCTCGCTACCATCTGGAAAATCCCTACGTTTTCTATCACGAAGGACAGGAGTATAAAGTGGGGTATGTTCCTGGTGACTCTACATCCGGAATGTTTGGTGGCAATTCCAACTGGCGAGGTCCCATTTGGATGCCTGTGAATCTCTTGCTCCTACGAGCACTGTTGCAGCTCTATGGTTACTACGGTGATGACTTTAAGATTGAATGTCCCACTGGATCAGGTCAGTACATGAACCTATATGATGTAACAAAAGAGATCAGTGAACGAATTGTTAGCATCTTTCTTAAGGATCAATCTGGTCGTCGCCCACTTTATGGAGCAGCCGAGAAGTTCCAGACCGATCCGTACTGGTCTGATCTGATTCTGTTCTATGAATACTTCCATGGTGACAATGGAGCAGGCATTGGTGCTAGTCACCAAACTGGATGGACGGGGTGCGTAGCTCGCATTATCCAGGCATTGGGCTTTGTCACTCCGGAGATCGTCCTGGATACTATCACGCCAGGAGAAGTCGTAAAACATTACGTTCAATCAGCAGGAGGGTAA